A window of Hyperolius riggenbachi isolate aHypRig1 chromosome 1, aHypRig1.pri, whole genome shotgun sequence contains these coding sequences:
- the LOC137545993 gene encoding vomeronasal type-2 receptor 26-like: MKCRDEEWSNEKKDRCVPKLADFLSYTEDTIAAVYSSGSILCCLLTCLILGIFGHFKDTPIVKANNRNLSYLLLVSIILSFLCVFLFLGHPSDVTCMLRVTSFGVIFSVAISSLLAKSILVCIAFKATKPGNSWKKLMRTKLSKSLISVCSIVQIKICAIWLSTCPPFQEEDTESFQDIIVIQCNEGSAIAFYSVLGYLGILASVSFIIAFFARTLPDRFNEAKYITFSMLVFCSVWIAMIPAYLSTKGKYMVAVQVFAIMTSSAGLLGCIFFPKCYIILCRPELNTKIGSLENKAG, from the coding sequence ATGAAATGTCGTGATGAAGAATGGTCAAATGAGAAGAAGGACCGCTGTGTTCCAAAACTGGCGGATTTTCTCTCTTACACTGAGGACACAATTGCTGCAGTATATTCATCTGGCTCTATTTTATGTTGTCTTCTGACTTGTTTGATATTGGGGATTTTTGGACATTTCAAAGACACACCTATTGTTAAGGCAAATAACAGGAACCTGAGCTATCTTCTCCTGGTCTCCATCATCCTGAGCTTCCTCTGTGTCTTCCTGTTCCTCGGTCATCCATCAGATGTAACCTGCATGCTGCGTGTGACATCTTTTGGTGTCATCTTTTCAGTAGCCATCTCCTCTCTACTTGCTAAAAGTATCCTTGTCTGTATTGCTTTTAAAGCCACCAAGCCTGGAAATTCCTGGAAAAAATTGATGAGAACCAAATTATCAAAATCTTTAATATCGGTGTGTTCAATTGTGCAAATAAAAATCTGTGCCATTTGGTTGTCTACTTGTCCTCCATTCCAGGAAGAAGATACTGAATCTTTTCAGGACATAATCGTCATTCAGTGTAATGAAGGGTCagccattgcattttactctgtccTGGGATATTTGGGGATTCTGGCATCTGTTAGTTTCATTATAGCATTTTTTGCCAGGACATTACCGGACAGGTTTAATGAAGCCAAGtacatcacgttcagcatgctggtgttctgcagtgtctggattgccatgatcccAGCCTATCTGAGCACTAAAGGGAAATACATGGTGGCTGTGCAAGTCTTTGCTATTATGACATCAAGTGCTGGACTTCTTGGctgtatttttttcccaaaatgttACATAATTTTGTGTAGACCTGAACTTAACACAAAAATAGGTTCGCTCGAAAATAAAGCAGGATAG